In the Flagellimonas sp. MMG031 genome, one interval contains:
- a CDS encoding glycosyl hydrolase, whose product MTNRYLTIVLALLCFNLSNAQRKKNKTNAPQFKETLYDGMEWRMVGPHRGGRAGTVTGVINDPNLYYMGTAGGGVWKTTDAGNSWECISDGYFGGSIGAIAVSESDPNIIYVGEGEQTLRGNVSSGKGLWKSMDAGETWEFIGLKDSEHIARIRIHPTNPDLVYVAAIGNLWKPNETRGVFRSTDGGKNWEKILYISDKAGAGDLIMDPNNSRILYAATWEMKRNGYRMDSGGPDSRMFKSTDGGDTWTDISEHSGLPGFPWGIVGIAVSPLDSDRVFAIIEAEDGGVFRSDDAGVTWKKVNENRGLRQRAWYYSRIYADTQNVDKVWVMNVSYGVSTDGGNTFTLKNAPHGDHHDLWIDPNNNQRMIIADDGGAQISNDGGNNWTTYFNQPTMQFYRVTTDSIFPYRIYGAQQDNTALRIFHRSSGSAITEADWEPTAGGESAHLAPDPKNNQLVYGGTYKGYMNRLDHTTGQTISTNIWPDNPAGSGAEVMKYRFNWNYPLTFSRHDPNVLYAGSNYLHATTDGGQSWKTISPELARGIPETIMSSGGPITQDNTGAEFYSNVFVITESVLEKGVIWTGSDDGLIHVTRDNGTTWENVTPPESMSPKLNMINCIDASPFDPGTVYVAATSYKFGDYTPYLYKTDDYGKTWTLITNGIKDNYYSRAIRSDKVREGLLYAGTEWGMYISFDDGKNWTPFQLNLPITSIRDLHVRDNDLIAATHGRSFWMIDDLTPLHQLSDAVANSDFYLYKPDMAYRMHQDRAWGEPDTKLVGENHPDGAIINYYLKSLKETDTVTIEILEMDGSVIQRFSNHAKPDRLDPTSTQKLEVSEGGNRFIWNMRYPGYQEFKGMVFYSSPNIGPKAVPGNYKARLTVNGNSMEQTFNIVKDPRIALSQNDFQEQFDFVMQVRDQVSRANKAIINIRNIKKDLEYLKEKTKDNPEIQNMAKDFETALSVIENNIHMTKNQSRQDPLNYGIRINNRLAFLMVDSQRGDQRPTKQAQEFFVEVTKELDKEINDLNALVQKQATLINQKVDENQIKMISTQ is encoded by the coding sequence ATGACCAACCGTTATTTGACCATAGTACTTGCATTACTATGTTTTAACCTCTCAAACGCACAACGAAAAAAGAACAAAACCAACGCCCCACAGTTTAAAGAAACCCTCTACGACGGAATGGAATGGAGGATGGTGGGACCGCACCGAGGTGGACGTGCAGGTACCGTAACCGGGGTTATCAACGACCCCAATCTGTATTACATGGGTACCGCTGGAGGCGGTGTTTGGAAAACCACCGATGCTGGTAATTCGTGGGAATGTATTTCCGACGGGTATTTTGGCGGTTCCATTGGAGCCATAGCCGTTTCCGAATCGGACCCTAACATTATATATGTAGGCGAGGGCGAGCAGACCCTTCGTGGAAACGTTTCATCCGGAAAGGGCCTTTGGAAAAGTATGGATGCTGGTGAGACCTGGGAATTTATCGGTTTGAAAGACTCCGAACACATCGCCCGAATCCGTATCCATCCCACAAATCCTGACCTAGTTTACGTGGCGGCCATAGGAAACCTTTGGAAACCCAACGAGACCCGAGGTGTTTTCCGTTCTACCGATGGAGGCAAGAATTGGGAAAAAATACTCTACATCAGTGATAAAGCAGGTGCAGGCGACCTCATTATGGACCCCAACAACAGCAGAATCCTGTATGCGGCAACTTGGGAGATGAAACGTAACGGATACCGAATGGACAGTGGCGGTCCGGATAGCAGGATGTTTAAAAGCACCGACGGAGGTGATACTTGGACTGATATTTCCGAACATTCGGGATTGCCCGGTTTTCCTTGGGGAATTGTTGGGATTGCCGTTTCGCCTTTGGATTCGGATAGGGTTTTTGCCATTATTGAAGCTGAGGACGGCGGGGTTTTTCGTTCCGATGATGCTGGGGTCACTTGGAAAAAAGTAAACGAAAACCGAGGCCTCAGGCAGCGCGCTTGGTACTACAGTCGTATTTATGCCGACACCCAAAACGTGGATAAGGTTTGGGTAATGAACGTGAGCTATGGCGTATCCACCGATGGCGGTAATACCTTCACCCTTAAAAATGCTCCCCATGGGGACCACCATGATCTTTGGATCGATCCCAACAACAACCAAAGGATGATCATTGCCGATGATGGCGGTGCCCAAATCTCCAACGACGGCGGAAATAACTGGACCACCTATTTCAACCAGCCCACCATGCAGTTTTATCGGGTGACCACGGACAGCATTTTTCCTTATCGCATTTATGGGGCGCAGCAAGACAATACCGCTTTGCGTATCTTCCACCGTTCTTCGGGTTCGGCAATTACCGAGGCCGACTGGGAACCCACCGCAGGTGGTGAGAGTGCCCATTTGGCACCGGACCCAAAAAACAATCAATTGGTGTACGGCGGCACCTACAAAGGGTATATGAACCGTTTGGACCATACCACCGGACAGACCATATCTACCAATATTTGGCCCGACAATCCCGCAGGTTCTGGCGCGGAAGTCATGAAATACCGCTTTAATTGGAACTATCCCCTAACATTTAGCCGTCATGACCCAAACGTCCTATACGCAGGTTCCAATTATTTGCACGCCACTACGGACGGCGGACAATCATGGAAAACCATTTCCCCAGAATTGGCAAGGGGCATTCCGGAAACCATCATGTCCTCGGGAGGACCCATCACCCAAGACAATACGGGGGCTGAGTTTTATTCCAACGTTTTTGTAATTACAGAATCCGTATTGGAGAAAGGAGTGATTTGGACCGGAAGTGACGATGGCTTGATCCACGTGACCCGCGATAATGGTACAACTTGGGAAAATGTGACCCCTCCGGAGTCCATGTCGCCCAAATTGAATATGATCAACTGCATCGACGCAAGCCCGTTTGACCCGGGTACCGTTTATGTGGCAGCCACTTCTTATAAATTTGGCGATTACACCCCTTACCTCTACAAAACGGATGATTACGGAAAAACTTGGACCTTGATCACCAATGGCATCAAGGACAACTATTACTCCCGGGCCATCCGTTCCGACAAGGTTCGCGAAGGCTTGTTGTACGCAGGGACCGAATGGGGCATGTATATTTCGTTTGATGATGGAAAAAATTGGACACCTTTCCAACTGAATTTGCCCATCACCTCCATTCGAGATCTCCATGTAAGGGACAATGATTTGATTGCCGCCACCCACGGAAGGAGTTTTTGGATGATTGATGACCTCACACCACTCCATCAACTGTCTGATGCGGTGGCCAACAGCGATTTTTATCTGTACAAACCCGATATGGCCTACCGAATGCACCAAGACAGAGCTTGGGGCGAACCCGACACCAAATTGGTGGGCGAAAACCATCCGGATGGGGCCATCATCAATTATTACCTAAAGAGCCTAAAAGAAACCGATACGGTGACCATAGAAATCTTGGAAATGGATGGCAGTGTGATCCAACGTTTTTCCAACCATGCGAAACCTGATAGATTGGACCCCACCTCAACGCAAAAACTGGAGGTATCCGAGGGTGGCAACAGATTTATTTGGAACATGAGATATCCCGGCTACCAAGAGTTCAAGGGGATGGTGTTTTATTCCTCGCCCAATATAGGGCCGAAGGCCGTTCCCGGCAACTACAAGGCCAGGCTCACCGTAAATGGGAATTCCATGGAGCAGACCTTCAATATTGTCAAAGACCCAAGAATAGCCTTGAGCCAAAACGATTTCCAAGAACAGTTTGATTTTGTCATGCAGGTTCGAGACCAGGTAAGTAGAGCCAACAAGGCCATCATCAATATTAGGAACATCAAAAAGGATTTGGAGTATCTCAAAGAAAAGACCAAGGACAATCCTGAGATTCAGAATATGGCCAAGGATTTTGAAACGGCCCTTTCGGTTATCGAAAACAACATCCACATGACCAAGAACCAAAGTAGGCAAGATCCATTGAACTATGGTATCCGAATCAACAACAGATTGGCCTTTTTAATGGTCGATTCCCAGAGAGGGGACCAACGGCCCACCAAACAGGCCCAAGAATTCTTTGTGGAGGTGACCAAAGAGTTGGACAAGGAAATCAATGACCTGAATGCCCTGGTGCAAAAACAAGCTACTCTGATCAATCAAAAAGTAGATGAAAATCAAATTAAGATGATTTCCACTCAATAG
- the topA gene encoding type I DNA topoisomerase encodes MPKNLVIVESPAKAKTIERFLGKEFQVESSFGHIADLPSKELGVDVENDFKPKYTVDKEKKALVKKLKDLAQKAETIWLASDEDREGEAISWHLAEELGLDKKKTKRIVFNSITKSAIQKAIENPRDINYNLVNAQQARRVLDRLVGYELSPVLWKKIKPGLSAGRVQSVAVRLIVEREREIEAFTPEASFRIKAEFKTDGGSTFGAKLNTTFPTKEAAEQFLKENIGADFSVSDLAKKPAKKSPAAPFTTSTLQQEASRKLYFSVSRTMQVAQRLYEAGLITYMRTDSVNLSNEALAAAKEAILENYGQKYSQTRNFTGKTKGAQEAHEAIRPTDMKLQSPQLERDQAKLYELIWKRTLASQMSDAQLERTNVKIKASTHSEEFSANGEVVKFDGFLKVYLEGTDDEDSEEQDGMLPAMKVGEPLQNVFISATERFTRPPYRYSEASLVKKLEELGIGRPSTYAPTISTIQNRGYVEKGTVEGTERKYAELVLESEKIKTSTLTEMVGSEKGKIVPTDIGMIVNDFLVTHFTQILDYNFTAQVEEDFDEIASGEEDWQEMMKNFYNDFHPNVLEVEENAERASGERVLGTDPKSGRQVSVRLGRFGPMVQIGTVDDEEKPEFASLLPDQSIGTITFEEAMTLFDLPRKLGVYEGEEVEANVGRYGPYVRFGKKFISLAQGESAFDVDMERAIELIKEKQKADAPIASYEGKEVTKGKGRFGPFIKWDGMFINVNKKYDFDNLSNDDIVELIEAKKKKEAEKVVQEWPEEKIRIEKARWGRHNIIKGRVKVELSKDVDATKITLEEAQALLDKKAPKKKAKTKAKK; translated from the coding sequence ATGCCAAAGAATTTAGTTATTGTAGAGTCCCCCGCCAAAGCAAAGACCATCGAAAGATTTCTAGGAAAGGAATTTCAAGTGGAGTCGAGTTTTGGACATATTGCCGATCTTCCTTCCAAGGAGCTGGGCGTTGATGTAGAGAATGATTTTAAGCCAAAATATACCGTTGATAAGGAGAAAAAGGCACTTGTAAAAAAACTCAAGGACTTGGCCCAAAAAGCGGAAACGATTTGGTTGGCGAGTGATGAGGACCGTGAGGGGGAGGCCATTTCTTGGCATTTGGCCGAAGAACTGGGACTGGACAAGAAGAAGACCAAGCGAATTGTTTTTAATTCCATTACCAAATCGGCGATCCAAAAGGCCATTGAAAATCCGAGGGACATCAATTACAATTTGGTCAATGCCCAGCAGGCCAGAAGGGTGTTGGACCGTTTGGTGGGGTACGAGCTTTCGCCTGTGCTTTGGAAAAAAATAAAACCGGGACTTTCTGCCGGCCGTGTACAATCGGTAGCGGTTAGGTTGATCGTGGAGCGTGAGCGTGAAATCGAAGCATTTACGCCAGAAGCCTCGTTCCGCATCAAGGCCGAGTTCAAAACCGATGGTGGCAGCACCTTTGGGGCTAAGCTGAACACCACGTTCCCAACCAAAGAAGCCGCAGAGCAGTTTTTGAAAGAAAATATCGGAGCGGACTTTTCAGTTTCCGATTTGGCCAAAAAGCCAGCAAAAAAATCTCCGGCAGCGCCATTTACCACTTCCACTTTGCAACAGGAAGCGTCGAGAAAACTTTATTTTTCGGTAAGCCGCACTATGCAGGTAGCGCAGCGTTTGTACGAAGCAGGTTTGATTACTTACATGAGAACGGATAGCGTCAATTTGTCCAATGAGGCTTTGGCAGCGGCAAAAGAGGCCATCTTGGAAAATTATGGCCAAAAATACAGTCAAACCAGAAACTTTACGGGTAAGACCAAGGGGGCACAGGAGGCACACGAAGCCATCCGGCCCACTGATATGAAATTACAGTCCCCTCAATTGGAACGAGATCAGGCCAAATTATATGAATTGATTTGGAAACGGACGCTTGCTTCGCAAATGAGCGATGCCCAATTGGAACGCACCAACGTTAAAATAAAGGCAAGTACCCATAGCGAAGAATTCTCTGCAAATGGTGAGGTAGTCAAATTTGATGGTTTCCTCAAGGTGTATTTGGAAGGGACCGATGATGAAGATAGCGAAGAACAGGATGGAATGCTGCCCGCTATGAAAGTGGGAGAGCCGCTTCAAAATGTATTTATTTCCGCGACCGAGCGATTCACCCGCCCACCCTACCGCTATTCCGAGGCCTCCTTGGTGAAAAAGTTGGAGGAACTGGGTATCGGTCGACCATCCACATACGCGCCTACCATATCCACCATTCAAAATAGGGGATATGTGGAAAAAGGCACCGTAGAAGGTACCGAGCGAAAATATGCGGAACTGGTATTGGAAAGCGAAAAGATAAAAACCAGTACACTTACCGAAATGGTAGGTTCCGAAAAAGGGAAAATTGTACCTACAGATATAGGTATGATCGTGAACGATTTCTTGGTGACCCACTTCACCCAGATTCTCGACTATAATTTCACGGCTCAGGTGGAGGAGGATTTCGATGAAATTGCATCGGGCGAAGAGGATTGGCAGGAGATGATGAAGAATTTCTATAACGATTTTCATCCCAATGTGCTAGAAGTCGAAGAAAATGCAGAACGCGCAAGTGGTGAACGTGTCTTGGGAACCGACCCTAAATCGGGCCGACAGGTATCGGTGAGATTGGGCCGTTTTGGTCCCATGGTTCAAATCGGAACTGTTGATGACGAGGAAAAACCGGAATTTGCCAGTTTGTTGCCCGATCAATCGATAGGCACCATTACGTTTGAAGAGGCCATGACCCTTTTTGATTTGCCACGTAAACTGGGCGTCTACGAAGGTGAGGAAGTGGAGGCCAATGTGGGGCGCTACGGACCCTATGTGCGTTTTGGAAAAAAGTTCATCTCACTGGCGCAGGGAGAAAGTGCTTTTGATGTGGACATGGAACGCGCCATAGAACTGATCAAGGAAAAACAAAAGGCAGATGCGCCCATTGCCAGCTATGAAGGCAAAGAGGTTACCAAAGGTAAAGGTAGGTTCGGACCGTTCATTAAATGGGACGGTATGTTCATTAATGTGAACAAGAAGTATGATTTCGACAATTTGTCCAATGATGACATTGTTGAACTCATTGAAGCCAAAAAAAAGAAAGAAGCTGAAAAGGTCGTTCAGGAATGGCCCGAAGAAAAGATCAGGATTGAAAAAGCCCGCTGGGGGCGTCATAATATTATAAAAGGTAGGGTAAAGGTGGAACTTTCCAAGGATGTGGATGCCACAAAAATAACCTTGGAAGAAGCACAGGCCCTATTGGATAAAAAAGCACCAAAGAAAAAAGCCAAGACAAAAGCGAAGAAATAA
- a CDS encoding sigma-54 dependent transcriptional regulator translates to MESVQSIKQRFELIGNDVKLNRAIEKAIQVAPTDISVLVTGESGVGKESIPKIIHSLSHRKHAKYIAVNCGAIPEGTIDSELFGHEKGAFTGATQTRSGYFEVADGGTIFLDEVGELPLTTQVRLLRVLENGEFLKVGSSQVQKTNVRIVAATNINMFEAIEKEKFREDLYYRLSTVEINLPPLRDRRDDIHLLFRKFASDFGQKYKMPTIRLEDDAVELLLKYRWPGNIRQLRNIAEQISVLEENRNITAATLNSYLPNSSGSNLPAVIGHAKKESDFSNEREILYKVLFDMKSDLNDLKKLTLELLKDNDSNKVQRENEGLIRKIYGNQEEEDIDHEESTAAELLHLPEPVVEAAPTHSTQQPPEDRYHFAEEIEEEETLSLQEKEIELIKKSLERNKGKRKAAAAELGISERTLYRKIKQYDL, encoded by the coding sequence ATGGAAAGTGTACAATCCATAAAACAACGGTTCGAGCTCATCGGTAACGATGTGAAGCTCAATCGCGCCATTGAAAAGGCCATACAGGTTGCCCCTACCGACATCTCGGTATTGGTAACGGGTGAAAGTGGTGTGGGAAAGGAATCCATTCCCAAGATCATCCACTCCTTAAGCCACCGCAAACATGCCAAGTATATTGCGGTAAACTGTGGCGCCATTCCCGAGGGAACCATTGACAGTGAACTCTTTGGGCACGAAAAAGGTGCGTTTACCGGGGCCACGCAGACCCGCAGCGGTTATTTTGAAGTGGCCGATGGGGGAACCATCTTTTTGGACGAGGTGGGAGAATTGCCACTGACCACCCAAGTGCGATTGTTACGGGTATTGGAAAATGGCGAATTTTTGAAAGTGGGTTCCTCCCAGGTTCAAAAAACCAATGTGCGCATTGTGGCCGCCACCAACATCAATATGTTCGAGGCAATTGAAAAAGAAAAGTTCCGGGAAGATTTGTATTATCGATTGAGCACAGTGGAAATCAATCTACCGCCGCTACGTGATCGTCGTGATGATATCCATTTGCTGTTCCGAAAATTCGCCTCCGATTTTGGTCAAAAGTATAAAATGCCCACCATCCGATTGGAAGATGATGCCGTGGAACTATTACTTAAATATCGCTGGCCCGGTAACATTCGTCAGCTGAGGAACATTGCCGAGCAAATCTCTGTACTAGAAGAAAACCGTAACATTACAGCAGCCACACTGAACAGTTATCTGCCCAATTCCAGCGGTTCCAATTTACCGGCAGTCATTGGCCATGCCAAAAAAGAAAGTGATTTCAGCAACGAGCGCGAGATTTTGTACAAGGTGCTTTTTGATATGAAAAGTGACCTTAACGACCTTAAAAAGCTGACCCTGGAACTTTTGAAGGACAACGATTCCAACAAGGTGCAACGGGAAAACGAAGGTTTGATCAGAAAAATTTACGGCAACCAAGAAGAGGAAGACATTGATCATGAAGAAAGTACGGCTGCCGAACTGCTACACCTTCCCGAGCCTGTTGTGGAGGCGGCACCCACCCACTCCACGCAGCAGCCACCGGAGGACAGATACCATTTTGCCGAAGAAATTGAAGAAGAAGAAACCCTATCTTTACAGGAAAAGGAAATCGAATTGATCAAAAAATCGTTGGAGCGCAACAAAGGAAAACGAAAGGCTGCTGCCGCCGAACTGGGCATCTCGGAAAGAACGCTCTATCGAAAAATAAAACAGTACGACCTTTAA
- a CDS encoding co-chaperone GroES, which yields MAKVNIKPLADRVLIEPLQAETKTASGIIIPDNAKEKPQKGTVVAVGPGTKDEKVTVKVGDTVLYGKYAGTELKFDGTDYLMMRESDILAIV from the coding sequence ATGGCTAAAGTAAATATCAAACCATTGGCAGATAGGGTTTTGATCGAGCCTCTACAGGCCGAGACCAAAACTGCCTCCGGTATCATTATCCCGGACAACGCTAAAGAGAAACCTCAAAAAGGAACCGTTGTGGCCGTTGGACCTGGAACCAAGGACGAAAAAGTGACCGTTAAGGTAGGTGATACCGTTCTATATGGAAAATATGCCGGTACCGAACTGAAGTTCGATGGAACCGACTATTTGATGATGCGCGAAAGCGATATTTTGGCAATTGTATAA
- a CDS encoding LptE family protein, with protein sequence MNTIKKNILKSVLFGLAFFLQSCGAYNFSGADIGTAQSFQVNFFQNYADQTPGSIIVPGLDRDFTLALQDLINDLTSLSLTGSNGDLLYEGEIVEYKVVPMTATADQRTAQNRLTMSVNVRFFNTTKEDADFEKRFSFFYDFDAAAPLPSVQAAAHEEIFERLTQDIFNASLGNW encoded by the coding sequence ATGAATACAATCAAAAAAAATATACTAAAATCGGTACTGTTCGGATTGGCTTTCTTCCTGCAGAGCTGTGGGGCTTACAATTTTTCCGGGGCTGATATCGGGACTGCACAAAGCTTTCAGGTGAACTTTTTTCAAAATTACGCCGATCAGACCCCAGGATCCATTATTGTACCCGGACTGGACCGCGATTTTACCCTGGCGCTTCAGGATTTGATCAACGACCTTACCAGTTTGTCACTTACCGGAAGCAATGGCGACCTGTTGTATGAAGGCGAAATTGTGGAATACAAAGTGGTTCCCATGACGGCCACAGCCGACCAGCGGACTGCACAGAACCGCCTCACCATGAGCGTGAATGTTCGGTTTTTTAATACGACCAAGGAAGATGCGGATTTTGAAAAGCGGTTTTCTTTCTTTTATGATTTTGATGCCGCCGCCCCACTACCTTCCGTGCAGGCAGCCGCACACGAAGAAATTTTTGAACGACTTACCCAGGATATTTTCAATGCATCCTTGGGCAATTGGTAA
- the secG gene encoding preprotein translocase subunit SecG encodes MSTFTIFLVLIIIVCLLLVLVIMVQNPKGGGLSSSFGGGGNQVVGGVKKTGDFLDKSTWTLATLLIVLILLSNVSLKGNYSQADSKLLQGDDTEIPETVPEEVPEQLPPANTTSPVDTIG; translated from the coding sequence ATGAGCACGTTTACAATTTTTTTGGTATTGATTATTATCGTGTGCCTTTTGTTGGTCTTGGTCATTATGGTCCAGAACCCTAAAGGAGGTGGTTTGTCCTCATCTTTTGGAGGAGGCGGCAACCAAGTTGTTGGTGGTGTTAAAAAGACAGGGGACTTTTTGGACAAGAGTACTTGGACTTTGGCCACCTTATTGATTGTTTTGATACTGCTTTCCAATGTATCCCTAAAAGGAAACTACAGCCAAGCAGACTCCAAACTACTTCAAGGCGACGATACCGAAATACCAGAAACGGTTCCAGAGGAAGTTCCTGAACAACTTCCACCGGCCAACACGACTAGTCCAGTGGACACCATTGGATAG
- the miaB gene encoding tRNA (N6-isopentenyl adenosine(37)-C2)-methylthiotransferase MiaB produces MEKIIDESQQGTALSLDSNQSNGRKLYIESYGCQMNFSDSEIVASILAKEGFNTTQNLDDADLVLVNTCSIREKAEQTVRKRLEKFNAVKRTKPHMKVGVLGCMAERLKSKFLEEEKIVDMVVGPDAYKDLPNLIQEIDEGRNAVNVILSKDETYGDVAPVRLNTNGVSAFVSITRGCDNMCTFCVVPFTRGRERSRDPQSILEEVNDLWEKGFKEITLLGQNVDSYLWYGGGLKKDFDKASEIQKATSVNFAGLLELVAQAQPKMRIRFSTSNPQDMTLDVIEAMAKYENICKYIHLPVQSGSNRILKAMNRLHTREEYFELIDNIKRIIPDCAISQDMITGFPTETEEDHQDTLSLMEYVKYDFGFMFAYSERPGTLAERKMEDDVPEVTKKRRLTEIIELQQKHSHYRTQQHVGKIEEILIEGTSKKSDAHWMGRNSQNTVAVFPKEHYKVGDFVNVKINDCTSATLIGEAVGYSKNN; encoded by the coding sequence GTGGAAAAAATAATAGACGAAAGCCAACAAGGAACTGCCCTATCGCTGGATAGCAATCAAAGTAACGGCCGAAAGCTCTACATAGAAAGCTACGGCTGCCAAATGAACTTTTCCGATAGCGAAATCGTGGCGTCCATTTTGGCCAAGGAAGGTTTCAATACCACCCAAAACTTGGACGATGCCGATTTGGTTTTGGTAAATACCTGTTCCATTCGAGAAAAAGCAGAACAAACCGTACGCAAACGTCTGGAGAAGTTCAACGCAGTAAAACGCACCAAACCCCATATGAAAGTCGGGGTCTTGGGTTGTATGGCCGAGCGTTTGAAGAGCAAGTTTTTGGAAGAGGAAAAAATTGTGGACATGGTCGTGGGGCCCGATGCCTATAAAGACTTACCCAACCTGATCCAAGAAATCGACGAAGGTAGAAATGCGGTAAACGTCATCCTTTCCAAAGACGAAACCTATGGCGATGTGGCTCCGGTTCGACTGAACACCAATGGGGTATCCGCCTTTGTGTCCATCACCCGTGGATGCGACAATATGTGTACCTTTTGCGTTGTTCCCTTTACGCGAGGTAGGGAGCGTAGCCGAGATCCACAATCCATTTTGGAGGAGGTGAACGATCTTTGGGAAAAAGGATTCAAGGAAATTACCCTTTTGGGGCAAAATGTGGACAGTTACCTTTGGTATGGGGGCGGGTTGAAAAAGGATTTTGACAAAGCTTCCGAAATACAAAAGGCCACTTCGGTGAACTTTGCAGGGCTTTTGGAGCTTGTAGCCCAGGCACAACCCAAAATGCGTATTCGCTTTTCCACCTCCAATCCTCAAGACATGACCTTGGACGTCATCGAGGCCATGGCGAAATACGAAAATATCTGTAAGTACATCCATCTTCCCGTGCAAAGTGGAAGCAATCGCATCCTAAAGGCGATGAACCGTTTGCACACCCGTGAAGAGTATTTTGAATTAATCGATAACATCAAAAGAATCATTCCGGATTGTGCCATCAGTCAGGATATGATTACCGGCTTCCCCACCGAAACAGAGGAGGACCATCAAGACACGTTGAGTTTGATGGAGTACGTGAAATATGATTTTGGATTTATGTTTGCCTATTCCGAGCGTCCGGGAACCCTTGCCGAACGGAAAATGGAGGATGATGTACCTGAAGTCACAAAGAAAAGAAGGTTGACGGAAATCATCGAACTGCAGCAAAAGCACAGCCATTATCGCACCCAGCAGCATGTTGGAAAAATAGAGGAAATCCTGATCGAGGGAACCTCCAAAAAATCGGATGCCCACTGGATGGGACGTAACTCCCAAAATACGGTTGCAGTTTTTCCAAAGGAACATTATAAGGTTGGGGACTTTGTGAACGTCAAAATCAACGATTGCACCTCTGCCACCCTTATCGGTGAAGCGGTGGGATATTCAAAAAACAATTGA